One genomic region from Vitis riparia cultivar Riparia Gloire de Montpellier isolate 1030 chromosome 17, EGFV_Vit.rip_1.0, whole genome shotgun sequence encodes:
- the LOC117904252 gene encoding cytochrome P450 71A3-like isoform X1: MGSFLDLLYKENASFFLLLLPFFVFIYFLIKWLYPTTPAVTTKRLPPSPPKLPIIGNLHQLGLLPHRSLWALAQRHGPIMLLHFGKVPVVIVSAADAAREIMKTNDVIFLNRPKSSIFAKLLYDYKDVSMAPYGEYWRQMRSICVLHLLSNRRVQSFRGVREEETALLMEKISSSSSSSTPIDLSKMFLSLTNDLICRVALGRKYSGDETGRKYRELLKDFVGLLGGFDVGDYIPWLSWVNFINGLDAKVEKVAKEFDRFLDEVVKEHVERRNRDGVDKEVKDFVDILLGIQEDNVTGVAITGVCIKALTLDMFAAGSDTTYTVLEWAMTELLRHPQVMRQLQNEVRGIAQGKLLITEDDLDKMQYLKAVIKETLRLHPPVPLLLPRESTRGAKIMGYDIEAGTQVITNAWAIGRDPLLWDEAEEFRPERFLNSSIDFTGKDFELIPFGAGRRGCPGTLFAAMAIEVALANLVHRFDWEVGGGVRREDLDMTECTGLTIHRKVPLLAVATPWPR; this comes from the exons atgggaagcttTCTAGATCTTCTGTACAAGGAAAACGCGTCGTTCTTTCTGCTACTTCTCCCCTTTTTCGTCTTCATATACTTCCTCATCAAATGGCTCTATCCTACTACTCCTGCAGTCACCACAAAGAGGCTACCTCCTTCCCCACCAAAGCTCCCAATCATAGGAAACCTCCACCAACTAGGCTTGCTCCCTCACCGCTCCCTCTGGGCCTTGGCTCAGCGCCATGGCCCCATTATGCTGCTCCATTTTGGCAAAGTTCCAGTGGTCATCGTCTCAGCTGCAGACGCTGCAAGAGAGATCATGAAGACCAATGATGTCATCTTTTTAAACAGACCTAAATCAAGCATCTTTGCGAAACTTCTCTATGATTACAAGGACGTTTCCATGGCCCCCTATGGAGAGTACTGGAGACAGATGAGGAGTATCTGTGTACTCCACCTTCTCAGCAACAGAAGGGTTCAGTCCTTCCGAGGAGTCCGAGAAGAAGAGACAGCCCTTCTGATGGAGAAGatctcttcctcttcttcctcctccacCCCAATTGATTTGAGCAAAATGTTTCTGTCCCTAACAAATGATCTCATATGCAGAGTTGCCCTAGGAAGAAAATACAGTGGAGATGAAACTGGAAGAAAATATAGAGAACTGCTGAAGGATTTTGTGGGGTTGCTGGGTGGCTTCGATGTTGGCGACTACATTCCATGGCTGTCATGGGTGAACTTCATCAATGGTTTGGATGCAAAAGTGGAGAAAGTTGCTAAAGAGTTCGATAGATTTCTTGATGAGGTGGTGAAAGAGCACGTGGAGAGAAGGAATAGAGATGGTGTAGATAAGGAAGTGAAGGATTTTGTGGACATTTTGCTTGGCATTCAGGAGGATAATGTCACAGGCGTTGCCATAACTGGAGTTTGCATCAAAGCTCTTACTCTG GACATGTTTGCTGCTGGAAGTGACACTACATACACAGTCTTGGAGTGGGCAATGACAGAGCTCTTGAGGCACCCACAAGTCATGAGGCAACTTCAGAATGAGGTCAGAGGAATTGCTCAAGGCAAACTCCTCATAACTGAGGATGACTTAGACAAAATGCAATATTTGAAGGCAGTGATCAAAGAGACTCTCAGACTACACCCTCCAGTCCCACTACTACTTCCCAGAGAATCCACCCGGGGCGCCAAAATAATGGGCTACGACATTGAAGCAGGGACACAAGTCATTACCAATGCATGGGCAATTGGGAGAGACCCACTGTTGTGGGATGAGGCTGAGGAGTTTCGGCCAGAAAGGTTCTTGAATTCTTCTATAGATTTCACAGGGAAAGACTTTGAGTTGATCCCATTTGGAGCTGGCCGGAGAGGTTGCCCGGGAACTCTGTTCGCGGCAATGGCAATTGAGGTTGCGTTAGCAAATCTTGTTCATCGGTTTGATTGGGAAGTGGGTGGTGGAGTTAGAAGGGAGGATTTGGATATGACTGAATGCACTGGTCTGACCATTCATAGAAAAGTTCCACTTCTTGCAGTTGCAACTCCATGGCCTCGCTGA
- the LOC117904252 gene encoding cytochrome P450 71A4-like isoform X2, producing MLLHFGKVPVVIVSAADAAREIMKTNDVIFLNRPKSSIFAKLLYDYKDVSMAPYGEYWRQMRSICVLHLLSNRRVQSFRGVREEETALLMEKISSSSSSSTPIDLSKMFLSLTNDLICRVALGRKYSGDETGRKYRELLKDFVGLLGGFDVGDYIPWLSWVNFINGLDAKVEKVAKEFDRFLDEVVKEHVERRNRDGVDKEVKDFVDILLGIQEDNVTGVAITGVCIKALTLDMFAAGSDTTYTVLEWAMTELLRHPQVMRQLQNEVRGIAQGKLLITEDDLDKMQYLKAVIKETLRLHPPVPLLLPRESTRGAKIMGYDIEAGTQVITNAWAIGRDPLLWDEAEEFRPERFLNSSIDFTGKDFELIPFGAGRRGCPGTLFAAMAIEVALANLVHRFDWEVGGGVRREDLDMTECTGLTIHRKVPLLAVATPWPR from the exons ATGCTGCTCCATTTTGGCAAAG TTCCAGTGGTCATCGTCTCAGCTGCAGACGCTGCAAGAGAGATCATGAAGACCAATGATGTCATCTTTTTAAACAGACCTAAATCAAGCATCTTTGCGAAACTTCTCTATGATTACAAGGACGTTTCCATGGCCCCCTATGGAGAGTACTGGAGACAGATGAGGAGTATCTGTGTACTCCACCTTCTCAGCAACAGAAGGGTTCAGTCCTTCCGAGGAGTCCGAGAAGAAGAGACAGCCCTTCTGATGGAGAAGatctcttcctcttcttcctcctccacCCCAATTGATTTGAGCAAAATGTTTCTGTCCCTAACAAATGATCTCATATGCAGAGTTGCCCTAGGAAGAAAATACAGTGGAGATGAAACTGGAAGAAAATATAGAGAACTGCTGAAGGATTTTGTGGGGTTGCTGGGTGGCTTCGATGTTGGCGACTACATTCCATGGCTGTCATGGGTGAACTTCATCAATGGTTTGGATGCAAAAGTGGAGAAAGTTGCTAAAGAGTTCGATAGATTTCTTGATGAGGTGGTGAAAGAGCACGTGGAGAGAAGGAATAGAGATGGTGTAGATAAGGAAGTGAAGGATTTTGTGGACATTTTGCTTGGCATTCAGGAGGATAATGTCACAGGCGTTGCCATAACTGGAGTTTGCATCAAAGCTCTTACTCTG GACATGTTTGCTGCTGGAAGTGACACTACATACACAGTCTTGGAGTGGGCAATGACAGAGCTCTTGAGGCACCCACAAGTCATGAGGCAACTTCAGAATGAGGTCAGAGGAATTGCTCAAGGCAAACTCCTCATAACTGAGGATGACTTAGACAAAATGCAATATTTGAAGGCAGTGATCAAAGAGACTCTCAGACTACACCCTCCAGTCCCACTACTACTTCCCAGAGAATCCACCCGGGGCGCCAAAATAATGGGCTACGACATTGAAGCAGGGACACAAGTCATTACCAATGCATGGGCAATTGGGAGAGACCCACTGTTGTGGGATGAGGCTGAGGAGTTTCGGCCAGAAAGGTTCTTGAATTCTTCTATAGATTTCACAGGGAAAGACTTTGAGTTGATCCCATTTGGAGCTGGCCGGAGAGGTTGCCCGGGAACTCTGTTCGCGGCAATGGCAATTGAGGTTGCGTTAGCAAATCTTGTTCATCGGTTTGATTGGGAAGTGGGTGGTGGAGTTAGAAGGGAGGATTTGGATATGACTGAATGCACTGGTCTGACCATTCATAGAAAAGTTCCACTTCTTGCAGTTGCAACTCCATGGCCTCGCTGA